The genomic window TGAGCGAGATCTCGGTTGGCTCGCCTCCGATCTCGGCCGATCCTGTGAAACGGGCGGCGCCATCCAATTCTTCCCAGTCCAGCTTTCCGGTGACGGCTTTCACGATCCGCGGATCGCCGTCGCCGGCAATGGCGATGGTGCTGTTTGAAAGCCGCAGCTCTCCCGGGCCCTTGCCATTAATCGCGTCGGCCTGGCCATCCTGAATGGCCGCGACCGCCGTGGCCAGCCTGTTCGCCGGCGCAGCGCCCGGAGCGCCGGCATCTTCCAGTACGACAACGGCCTTGTCGAGCGTCAGATCGGAGAACGCGGGATTGCCCGAAAGCGCGCCGAAAATGCCGAAATCGGCTGTGAGTTCCGCCGCGTTTCCGTACACCAGCAGACCGCCGCCGTCCGGGCGGGCGACTGCGGCGCCATGCGCGGTGACCCGGGGGCGGGGCCAGTAGGAAATTTCCGGTGCGCCCGCAATCGACGCCTGTGCTCCGAGCCATCCCGAAAGCGCTTCTTCCAGCGCACCGCGCATGGATACGGGCGAGACGATTGTGGGCACGAGGTGATAGACGGCCACGGCCAGCAGAATACCGCCCGCCAGCCCGTAGCGCACCCATCGGCTGCGGCCCAGTCGACGGGGCCGTTCCGATAAAAACGCGGCTGGAGATGGAATTCTCATGTAATAAGGCCTGTATCTGCGCACTCCCGCCCCGGCGATAACCGAAAATCGGTGCAGGCACAATAATCGGTTGTTTTTTACATCTTGGCAAAGGTGGCTCGAATGATTGAACTTTTCCCGCCTTTCGAAGCAATACCCGCAGGCGCTGGACTCTATTTTGCTGACATCGACGCCCTGAAGACGTAAGGGCGGCAGCGCCTGTCTCGCTGCTTCTTGAGAGCCTCCGGGCGACTGTCAGGCGTCCGTTTCGTGTGGTATGCTCCCTCGCGAAGCACGTTATCGGTATCCCGCTCTGGCTGCGACGGCTGGTTTAATTTGCCCCCGACCGTTGCAATCGGCGGTGCAGCGGCCTATATGAGTGGTCATCGACCATTGCTTGTGACGTTGTCCGGGGGCGGCAAGCTCCCACCGATATCCTTTCAAAATCGATCTCATTCGCGAATCATCGCGAAATAAAAACCAATTGAAAGGATATCATCATGTCGACCGGAACAGTGAAATGGTTCAATGCCGCCAAGGGTTTTGGCTTTATCCAGCCCGATGATGGCAGCACGGACGTTTTCGTTCATATTTCTGCTGTTGAGCGTGCGGGTATGCAGTCGCTCAATGACGGTCAGAAATTGAGCTATGAAGTCGTTCGCGACAACCGCTCTGGAAAGAGCGCGGCCGACAATCTTCAGGCTGCTTGATCTTACTGCTTCCCGGTTGACCACGGATGTACTGGCAACCGGTGCGGGGCAACGGTGGACACCACCTTATTTCAAGTTGCAGATAATTGTCATTCGCTGTCGCTGACCACGGATGTACTGGCAGTGACTG from Martelella sp. NC20 includes these protein-coding regions:
- a CDS encoding cold-shock protein; amino-acid sequence: MSTGTVKWFNAAKGFGFIQPDDGSTDVFVHISAVERAGMQSLNDGQKLSYEVVRDNRSGKSAADNLQAA